The following coding sequences lie in one Spirosoma sp. KUDC1026 genomic window:
- a CDS encoding thiamine phosphate synthase, with protein sequence MIISPLHYLVTRPEQAELACQAGVDWIQLRVKNRSYADWKVLAQDTLSVCRSHNARLIINDNPQLAAELGADGVHLGQDDMPVPEARALLGNTFIIGGTANTLETIRLHGQNGADYVGLGPFRFTSTKEKLSPILGLTGYQSVLSTLQSEGFSLPIVAIGGITLADIPALLQAGLHGVAVSSAISGAANPIEQAQQFCQYFTLTTVKITAHEHP encoded by the coding sequence ATGATTATTAGTCCCTTACATTACCTCGTCACCCGACCCGAGCAGGCAGAGCTGGCTTGCCAGGCGGGTGTTGACTGGATTCAACTCCGAGTTAAGAACCGGTCATATGCCGATTGGAAAGTCTTGGCGCAGGATACCCTGTCCGTTTGCCGGTCACACAACGCCCGACTGATTATTAACGATAATCCTCAACTGGCAGCTGAACTGGGAGCCGATGGCGTGCACTTGGGGCAGGACGATATGCCTGTTCCCGAAGCAAGAGCATTACTGGGCAATACGTTTATTATCGGCGGCACGGCCAACACCCTAGAAACCATTCGTCTACACGGCCAGAACGGCGCGGATTACGTAGGCCTGGGACCGTTTCGGTTTACAAGCACAAAGGAAAAGCTAAGCCCGATCCTGGGCTTGACGGGCTACCAGTCAGTTCTTTCGACCTTACAAAGTGAAGGTTTTTCGCTGCCCATTGTCGCGATTGGTGGCATTACGCTGGCCGACATTCCGGCTCTGCTCCAGGCGGGGCTGCATGGCGTAGCCGTTTCGTCCGCTATCAGTGGCGCGGCTAACCCCATTGAGCAAGCCCAGCAGTTCTGCCAGTATTTTACGCTAACAACCGTCAAAATAACCGCTCATGAACACCCTTGA
- a CDS encoding thiazole synthase, translated as MNTLDSQPLVIAGHTFSSRLFTGTGKFGSTQQMEDALLASGTELVTVALKRIGAHDQQNDLLAHLAHPQFKLLPNTSGVRTAREAVFAAQMAREALETNWLKLEIHPDPKYLLPDPIETLKAVEELVKLGFVVLPYIHADPVLCKRLEEVGVAAVMPLGAPIGTNKGLRTLDFLEIIIEQSRVPVVVDAGLGAPSHAAAAMELGADAVLVNTALAVADDSVRMATAFRMAVEAGRMAYEARLARPVAYAQASSPLTAFLDEL; from the coding sequence ATGAACACCCTTGATAGCCAACCACTCGTTATTGCCGGGCACACGTTTTCGTCCCGCCTGTTTACAGGGACGGGTAAGTTCGGCTCGACCCAACAGATGGAAGACGCCCTACTGGCGTCGGGTACGGAACTGGTTACGGTGGCTCTGAAACGCATTGGCGCCCATGATCAGCAGAACGACCTTTTGGCGCATCTGGCTCATCCACAATTCAAGTTGTTGCCCAATACGTCGGGCGTCCGGACAGCCCGCGAAGCCGTTTTTGCGGCTCAGATGGCCCGCGAAGCTTTAGAGACGAACTGGTTGAAGCTGGAGATTCATCCCGATCCGAAGTACCTGCTTCCCGATCCTATTGAAACGCTGAAAGCCGTCGAGGAACTTGTCAAACTAGGTTTTGTGGTGCTGCCCTACATCCACGCCGACCCCGTACTGTGCAAGCGGCTGGAAGAAGTAGGCGTTGCGGCTGTCATGCCACTTGGCGCTCCTATTGGCACGAACAAAGGGCTTCGCACGCTGGACTTCCTGGAAATTATCATTGAGCAGAGCCGGGTTCCCGTGGTGGTGGATGCCGGTTTGGGGGCACCCTCCCATGCAGCTGCAGCTATGGAACTAGGGGCTGATGCTGTCTTGGTCAACACCGCGCTGGCCGTTGCGGATGATTCCGTCCGGATGGCTACAGCTTTTCGAATGGCTGTTGAAGCGGGTCGGATGGCCTACGAAGCCCGGCTGGCTCGTCCTGTTGCCTACGCGCAGGCCAGCAGTCCATTAACCGCTTTTCTTGACGAGTTATGA
- the thiH gene encoding 2-iminoacetate synthase ThiH, whose amino-acid sequence MNTLSWFSSYDWDTVLRDIYATTPRQVEQALARSRRTLDDFKALISPAAQAYLEPMAQLSHQLTQQRFGRTIQMYAPLYLSNECQNICTYCAFSLDNKIRRRTLTDDEILREAEAIRQMGYEHVLLVTGEANQTVGVPYLKNAIRLLQPHFAHVSIEVQPLDQPEYEELIAEGLNTVLIYQETYHQATYRNHHPRGKKSNFAYRLETPNRLGRAGIHKIGLGALLGLEDWRTDSFFTATHLHYLERTYWQTRYSISFPRLRPIDLLQNDTITAKSFERCMSDRDLVQLICAYRLFNEEVELSLSTRETPRFRDHVLKLGITSLSAGSKTNPGGYVVEPQSLEQFAISDERSPAEMADVIRQQGYEPVWKDWDKTFAHV is encoded by the coding sequence ATGAACACCCTAAGCTGGTTTAGTAGCTACGACTGGGACACGGTGCTACGCGACATTTATGCGACCACGCCCCGGCAGGTGGAGCAGGCGCTGGCCCGGTCCCGACGCACGTTGGACGACTTCAAAGCCCTGATCTCACCGGCGGCACAAGCGTACCTGGAGCCGATGGCCCAGCTCAGCCACCAGCTGACCCAGCAACGGTTTGGCCGGACTATCCAGATGTATGCTCCCCTCTATCTCTCGAACGAATGCCAGAATATCTGCACCTATTGCGCTTTTAGTCTGGACAACAAAATTCGCCGACGCACGCTGACGGACGACGAGATTCTGCGCGAGGCCGAAGCCATCCGGCAAATGGGCTACGAACATGTGCTGTTGGTGACGGGTGAAGCCAATCAGACGGTGGGGGTACCGTACCTAAAAAACGCCATTCGACTCCTGCAGCCGCATTTCGCGCACGTTTCAATAGAAGTGCAACCACTGGATCAGCCGGAGTACGAAGAACTCATTGCCGAAGGCTTGAACACAGTACTCATCTACCAGGAAACGTACCACCAGGCCACCTACCGAAACCATCACCCCAGGGGCAAAAAATCAAATTTTGCCTACCGACTCGAAACCCCCAACCGACTGGGCCGTGCAGGCATTCACAAGATTGGGCTGGGTGCCCTACTGGGACTGGAAGACTGGCGCACCGATAGCTTTTTTACGGCAACCCACCTGCATTACCTTGAACGAACCTACTGGCAGACGCGCTACAGTATCTCGTTCCCAAGGCTGCGGCCGATCGACCTGCTCCAGAACGACACAATTACGGCTAAGTCGTTCGAACGCTGTATGAGCGACCGGGATCTGGTGCAGCTCATCTGCGCTTACCGGCTGTTCAACGAGGAGGTGGAACTGTCACTATCGACCCGCGAAACACCCCGCTTCCGCGACCACGTTCTTAAACTGGGAATCACCAGCCTGAGCGCAGGATCCAAAACCAATCCGGGTGGCTACGTCGTGGAGCCGCAATCACTTGAACAGTTTGCGATTTCGGATGAACGCAGCCCGGCCGAGATGGCCGATGTCATTCGGCAACAGGGCTACGAACCCGTCTGGAAAGACTGGGACAAAACCTTTGCGCACGTATGA
- the moeB gene encoding molybdopterin-synthase adenylyltransferase MoeB, whose translation MNEQELNRYSRHIRLPEVGLAGQQRLKKARVLLVGVGGLGCPVAQYLTAAGVGTLGIIDGDVVEESNLQRQILFSPEHIGQNKAEIAAALLSRQNPYIELIAHPTFLDRTNALALLASYDLVVDGSDNFATRYLVNDACVLLGKPLVFGSIYKFDGQVSVFNYGDGPTYRCLYPEPSDLEACSEVGVLGVLPGITGCLMANEAIKCITGIGELLSGTLLVFNALTFSFNTFSFAANPTNKALQTLPETNLSCSPAAEVLELDATDLMDWLTRPDAPLLIDVREPGEYEQDNLGGTLIPLAKLLEAPKQVPADQVVVVHCQSGGRSRKAVEFLHQQGYTQAFNLRGGLNAVRRLGIDGRSDFLKSR comes from the coding sequence ATGAATGAGCAGGAACTGAACCGGTATAGTCGCCACATTCGGTTGCCGGAGGTTGGGCTGGCGGGGCAACAGCGGCTGAAAAAGGCCCGTGTTCTACTGGTGGGCGTGGGTGGTCTGGGCTGTCCGGTAGCGCAGTACCTAACGGCAGCTGGCGTTGGAACGCTGGGCATCATCGATGGTGACGTCGTGGAGGAAAGCAACCTGCAACGGCAGATCCTTTTCTCCCCCGAACACATTGGCCAGAACAAGGCCGAGATAGCCGCGGCCCTACTTTCCCGGCAAAATCCCTACATCGAGCTCATCGCACATCCAACGTTTCTGGACCGGACTAATGCGCTAGCCCTGCTTGCATCATACGACCTGGTTGTTGATGGCTCAGATAATTTCGCGACCCGGTACCTGGTCAACGACGCCTGTGTACTATTAGGCAAGCCACTGGTTTTTGGCTCCATCTACAAATTTGACGGGCAGGTTAGCGTTTTCAATTATGGAGATGGGCCCACCTACCGCTGCCTCTACCCCGAACCGAGCGACCTCGAAGCCTGTAGTGAAGTGGGTGTACTGGGTGTACTGCCGGGTATCACGGGTTGCCTGATGGCTAACGAAGCAATCAAGTGCATCACAGGCATTGGTGAGTTGTTGAGTGGCACTTTACTCGTTTTCAACGCGCTGACGTTTTCGTTCAATACCTTTTCGTTCGCGGCTAATCCGACTAACAAAGCCCTTCAAACATTGCCCGAGACAAACCTCTCCTGCTCCCCTGCGGCTGAGGTGCTTGAATTAGATGCTACAGACCTGATGGACTGGCTTACCCGGCCGGATGCTCCGCTGCTGATCGATGTTCGTGAACCCGGCGAATACGAGCAGGATAACCTCGGCGGCACATTAATTCCCTTGGCAAAGCTTCTAGAGGCTCCCAAACAGGTCCCGGCCGATCAAGTCGTGGTGGTCCATTGTCAGTCGGGGGGGCGAAGCCGAAAGGCCGTTGAGTTTTTACATCAACAAGGCTACACTCAAGCGTTTAACCTACGAGGAGGATTAAACGCGGTTCGGCGTTTAGGGATAGACGGCCGCTCTGACTTCCTGAAGAGCCGCTAG
- a CDS encoding thiamine phosphate synthase, whose product MHQAKKPAFRLIGITDDSALSRDGQQLDTLLANGLDYLYWRNLSDEMPLPPVATVYQDRCLVAASSPESVRSPFRWHLKEKDRQRLFAVDGLVSEKPFSTSIHHLSEWLDMAGRVEMVFYSPLLPSISKPGYGPAVSLKTVACQVAAMREQHPNLPLLIGLGGITAQTVAQVQQAGFDGAALMGTLWKVPDPLAALQEVRAAVYP is encoded by the coding sequence ATGCACCAGGCGAAGAAACCGGCTTTCCGACTTATTGGAATAACCGACGACAGCGCGCTGAGTCGGGATGGTCAGCAGCTTGATACCCTACTGGCAAATGGACTTGATTATCTCTACTGGCGAAATCTGTCGGACGAAATGCCTCTGCCACCGGTAGCGACTGTGTATCAGGACCGATGCCTGGTCGCTGCGTCGTCGCCTGAATCGGTACGTTCGCCGTTTCGCTGGCACCTGAAAGAAAAAGACCGTCAGCGCCTGTTTGCGGTCGACGGTCTGGTTTCAGAGAAGCCGTTCTCGACTAGTATTCATCACCTTAGCGAGTGGCTGGACATGGCCGGACGGGTGGAAATGGTCTTTTACAGCCCGTTGTTACCAAGCATCAGCAAGCCGGGTTATGGCCCAGCGGTAAGCTTGAAAACAGTCGCCTGTCAGGTCGCAGCGATGCGGGAGCAGCATCCCAACCTGCCCCTATTGATAGGACTGGGGGGCATAACCGCCCAAACCGTTGCCCAGGTTCAGCAGGCAGGCTTTGACGGGGCTGCTCTGATGGGTACCCTTTGGAAAGTACCGGACCCTCTAGCGGCTCTTCAGGAAGTCAGAGCGGCCGTCTATCCCTAA
- a CDS encoding glycoside hydrolase family 76 protein, with protein MIRIGIAVALCLGAFSPVDSTSQTKALIPRASVINWSSVSDSCAVTLQKDFYNRRSHYYNNTNQGDTTFHYWPQAHALDVLTDAYLRTNNKQYVAQMNDWMVGVRIKNGNTFLNEYYDDMLWNALAMLRVYDATKDKKWLDETLTLWTDIKTAWNDTLGGGMAWRKGQRYYKNTPVNGPAIILAARLYQRLKRPDDLAWAKKVYAWQKKVLVDPATGLVYDGINQDNDGKLNTSWKFTYCQGVWIGGTLELYRITKDPAYLADATKTADFSLSDPTLTTNGLMRDEGKGDGGLFKGILVRYLTQLILEPSLSRAQQTRYADFLKHNAETLWLQGTARPQFAFGTFWQQPPTEGKTGLSTQLSGTMLMEAMALLTREHVY; from the coding sequence ATGATCAGAATTGGAATTGCCGTAGCGCTCTGTTTAGGGGCTTTTTCTCCAGTCGACTCGACCAGTCAAACCAAGGCGCTAATTCCCAGGGCTTCTGTTATCAACTGGAGCAGCGTTTCGGACAGTTGTGCCGTAACGCTCCAGAAAGACTTTTACAACCGCCGGAGCCACTATTATAACAACACCAATCAGGGCGATACTACGTTTCACTACTGGCCTCAGGCCCACGCGCTGGACGTATTAACCGACGCTTATCTGCGGACCAACAACAAGCAGTACGTAGCCCAGATGAACGACTGGATGGTTGGGGTCCGGATCAAGAATGGGAACACCTTCCTCAACGAGTATTACGACGATATGCTCTGGAACGCGCTGGCCATGCTCCGGGTCTATGACGCGACCAAAGACAAGAAGTGGCTGGATGAAACCCTGACGCTCTGGACCGATATCAAAACCGCCTGGAACGATACGCTGGGAGGTGGCATGGCCTGGCGAAAAGGACAGCGGTATTACAAGAACACCCCCGTCAACGGTCCCGCCATTATCCTGGCGGCCCGGCTGTACCAGCGGTTGAAACGGCCAGACGATCTGGCATGGGCGAAGAAGGTATATGCCTGGCAGAAAAAAGTGCTGGTCGACCCGGCAACGGGACTGGTCTACGACGGCATCAATCAGGACAACGACGGCAAACTGAATACAAGTTGGAAATTCACCTACTGCCAGGGCGTCTGGATTGGCGGGACACTTGAGCTTTATCGGATTACGAAGGACCCAGCCTACCTCGCCGACGCGACCAAAACGGCAGATTTTTCCCTATCAGACCCCACCCTGACAACCAATGGCTTGATGCGGGACGAAGGCAAGGGCGACGGCGGTTTGTTTAAAGGAATACTGGTGCGTTACCTCACCCAGTTGATCTTGGAGCCCAGCCTGTCCCGCGCCCAGCAAACCCGGTACGCTGATTTCCTGAAGCACAACGCCGAAACGCTCTGGCTGCAGGGTACAGCCCGGCCGCAGTTTGCCTTCGGTACGTTCTGGCAACAGCCACCCACCGAAGGCAAAACCGGCTTGAGTACTCAGTTAAGTGGCACCATGCTCATGGAAGCCATGGCCCTGCTCACCCGTGAACACGTGTACTAA
- a CDS encoding ThuA domain-containing protein, producing the protein MKKALKIILWTVLGLAVLLVVAGGLFFYKVKNGFPVSYETDHPTINFPADKPAILLFSKTTGFRHGESIEASKPVFRQLAERNGWFVYETEEGGAFNPEQLKQFRAVVFNNSTGRVLNDEQQQALSQYVEAGGALLGIHGSGDDSHHWPWYETNLLGAKFSHHPLNPQLQEATVHVESGVDSTLTRQLPASWTHTDEWYVFFSQPKGVRVVSYIDGDKIIPGGNMLFIRDKNFGMGKYHPVAWYRSVGQGRTFYTSMGHHAAVWQDADFVKLLENALRWSIQ; encoded by the coding sequence ATGAAAAAAGCACTAAAAATCATTCTCTGGACCGTGCTGGGCCTGGCCGTTCTGCTGGTTGTGGCGGGTGGTCTGTTTTTTTACAAAGTAAAAAATGGCTTCCCCGTCAGCTACGAAACCGACCATCCGACCATCAATTTTCCCGCCGACAAGCCCGCCATTCTGTTGTTCTCCAAAACCACCGGTTTTCGGCACGGTGAATCCATTGAGGCATCGAAGCCGGTATTCCGGCAACTGGCGGAACGTAACGGCTGGTTCGTTTATGAAACCGAAGAAGGTGGCGCATTCAACCCGGAGCAGTTAAAGCAGTTCAGGGCTGTCGTGTTCAATAACTCAACCGGGCGAGTGCTGAATGACGAACAACAACAGGCGCTTAGTCAGTACGTCGAAGCAGGGGGCGCCTTGCTGGGTATTCACGGCTCCGGCGACGATTCGCACCACTGGCCCTGGTACGAAACTAACCTGCTCGGTGCCAAATTTTCGCACCACCCGCTCAATCCACAGCTACAGGAAGCAACGGTACACGTTGAGTCTGGCGTTGACTCAACACTAACGCGCCAGCTGCCCGCGTCCTGGACGCATACCGATGAGTGGTACGTTTTCTTCAGTCAACCCAAAGGCGTTCGGGTGGTGTCGTATATCGATGGTGACAAGATTATTCCTGGCGGCAACATGCTGTTTATCAGGGATAAAAACTTTGGCATGGGTAAGTACCATCCGGTAGCCTGGTACCGGTCGGTTGGGCAGGGAAGAACGTTTTATACCTCGATGGGGCATCATGCCGCCGTCTGGCAGGATGCCGATTTTGTCAAACTGCTGGAAAACGCGCTTCGCTGGTCTATTCAGTAG